One window of the Archangium primigenium genome contains the following:
- a CDS encoding STAS domain-containing protein, translated as MLSTRIHDILKNHLSELQTEWFATMASQGGRRDSLTKDAELREQCAEFLRLLMEATRQGTSFDINASVYTPVRELLERMSRARSLQGHSPSETATFIFSFKHPLFNALRREWTRDPQVLGDELWNATLLLDKLGLFTTEVHQRTREEVIHRQQQEMMELSTPVVQLWDRIVALPLIGTLDSGRTQTVMETLLQRIVETSAEIAILDITGVPTVDTLTAQHLIKTVTATRLMGAECVISGIRPQIAQTIVHLGVDLSGVVTKSSLAGAFSWALKRLNQSVHTPPSPRATPAGKG; from the coding sequence ATGTTGAGCACCCGGATCCACGACATTCTCAAGAATCATCTCTCTGAGTTGCAAACCGAGTGGTTCGCCACCATGGCGAGTCAGGGGGGACGCCGCGACTCCCTGACGAAGGACGCGGAGCTGCGCGAGCAGTGCGCCGAGTTCCTCCGGCTGTTGATGGAGGCGACCCGGCAGGGGACCTCCTTCGACATCAACGCCTCGGTGTACACCCCGGTGCGCGAGCTGCTCGAGCGCATGTCGCGCGCGCGCAGTCTCCAGGGCCACTCGCCGTCCGAGACGGCCACCTTCATCTTCAGCTTCAAGCATCCCCTGTTCAACGCGCTGCGCCGCGAGTGGACGCGGGATCCGCAGGTGCTGGGCGACGAGCTGTGGAACGCCACGCTGCTGCTCGACAAGCTCGGCCTGTTCACCACCGAGGTCCATCAGCGCACGCGCGAGGAGGTCATCCACCGCCAGCAGCAGGAGATGATGGAGCTGTCCACCCCCGTGGTGCAGCTGTGGGATCGCATCGTGGCGCTGCCGCTCATCGGCACGCTGGACAGCGGCCGCACCCAGACGGTGATGGAGACGCTCCTGCAGCGCATCGTGGAGACGAGCGCGGAGATCGCCATCCTGGACATCACGGGCGTGCCCACCGTGGACACGCTGACCGCCCAGCACCTCATCAAGACCGTCACCGCCACGCGCCTGATGGGCGCCGAGTGCGTCATCAGCGGCATCCGTCCGCAGATCGCCCAGACCATCGTCCACCTGGGCGTGGACCTGTCCGGCGTGGTGACCAAGTCGAGCCTCGCGGGGGCCTTCAGCTGGGCGCTCAAGCGGCTCAACCAGAGCGTGCACACGCCTCCTTCCCCGCGCGCCACGCCGGCGGGCAAGGGTTAG